Proteins from a genomic interval of Quercus robur chromosome 9, dhQueRobu3.1, whole genome shotgun sequence:
- the LOC126700879 gene encoding uncharacterized protein LOC126700879, with protein MTTLHRAWPAERIIIYTDIDVEPLAVEYPDGGGVAYGVGGGAGGDVGGVGGDAIRDEIDLESDYDEDDENDEEEDVEDVEIGARDEEQDVEGDDFGDDIFAAQNLVPQGSTPNTALESSNAPHTTPESSNTFHADPKWTEPALEDDLVSMDGSDDEQVLEQVEFNAKSDMRNVVLKKEIKFPNAKVFRVDLREYAIKKPIDIKFKLNERTKISVHCKNGQATLAYVAKRFIEDFSKNPNWEVSGVHNHVMQNLSVDLSVNQVYRSKRKVKDLINGDEQLQYGVLRDYAQMINTVDKGSRVILQIEMTDETSQPKFKRIYVRFNTQKVGFLGGCRPFISLDGCHIKHRFGGQILSATAKDANDNIFLVAIAVVEQETRESWIWFLEIFVDDIGRLEELQLVFISDRQKELILAIETLFPTVEHRYCVKHIYNNFKVDHKGLELKDALWRCAAATTVREFERCMQYIRDIAPAQWTRSHFTPRALTDCLALHKREGIQKYAGKLCPSIQDRLEKLKVESKPFSATLADSFLYEVGSQYERHVVDLVKKTCSCRSWDLNGIPCKHAITAIYTNIETPEDYTHLYYFKETYMEIYKEVLPPMPGQSEWVETGQPAPLAPHIYKPPGRPLKQRKKASDEPRNPYNASSLNNL; from the exons ATGACTACCCTTCATAGGGCATGGCCAGCTGAAAGAATCATAATCTATACTGACATAGATGTGGAGCCACTGGCAGTTGAGTATCCTGATGGAGGGGGAGTGGCATATGGTGTAGGTGGTGGTGCAGGTGGTGATGTAGGTGGTGTAGGTGGTGATGCAATAAGGGATGAAATAGATTTGGAGAGTGAttatgatgaagatgatgagaatgatgaagaagaagatgttgagGATGTTGAGATTGGTGCAAGAGATGAAGAACAGGATGTTGAG GGGGATGACTTTGGTGATGACATATTTGCTGCTCAAAACTTAGTTCCACAAGGTTCTACTCCCAATACAGCCTTagaatcaagcaatgcaccccACACAACCCCAGAATCAAGCAATACATTTCATGCAGACCCTAAGTGGACTGAGCCAGCCCTTGAGGATGACTTGGTAAGTATGGATGGGTCTGATGATGAGCAAGTACTTGAGCAGGTAGAGTTTAATGCTAAGAGTGACATGAGAAATGTTGTACTTAAGAAGGAGATTAAGTTTCCTAATGCAAAGGTGTTCAGAGTTGATTTGAGAGAGTATGCAATCAAAAAACCTATTGACatcaaattcaagcttaatgagaGGACCAAAATATCAGTTCACTGCAAGAATGG CCAAGCAACATTAGCTTATGTTGCTAAGAGGTTCATTgaggattttagcaaaaatccaaattgggaGGTGAGTGGTGTACATAACCATGTGATGCAAAATTTATCTGTTGACCTAAGTGTAAACCAAGTGTATAGGTCAAAGAGAAAGGTAAAGGATTTGATCAATGGAGATGAGCAACTGCAATATGGTGTCCTTAGGGACTATGCACAAATGATAAACACTGTAGACAAGGGGAGTAGGGTTATACTACAGATAGAAATGACTGATGAGACTTCCCAGCCAAAATTTAAGAGGATATATGTTAGGTTCAATACTCAGAAGGTAGGATTTTTAGGTGGATGCAGGCCATTTATAAGTTTAGATGGTTGTCACATAAAGCATAGATTTGGTGGGCAAATCTTATCTGCCACTGCCAAGGATGCaaatgacaacatttttctaGTAGCCATAGCTGTTGTGGAACAAGAAACCAGGGAGTcttggatatggtttttggaaatttttgttgATGATATAGGGAGGTTAGAGGAGCTTCAGTTGGTTTTCATTTCTGATAGGCAAAAG GAGCTTATACTTGCAATAGAAACACTATTCCCTACTGTGGAGCATAGATACTGTGTGAAACACATCTACAATAATTTCAAAGTTGATCACAAGGGATTGGAGTTGAAGGATGCACTGTGGAGGTGTGCTGCTGCCACAACAGTAAGGGAGTTTGAGAGATGCATGCAGTACATAAGGGATATCGCACCTGCACAGTGGACAAGGTCACACTTCACTCCTAGGGCCTTAACAGATTGTTTG GCTTTACACAAAAGGGAAGGGATACAAAAGTATGCTGGAAAATTGTGTCCAAGCATACAAGATAGGTTGGAGAAATTGAAGGTTGAAAGTAAGCCATTTAGTGCTACCCTAGCTGACAGTTTCCTTTATGAGGTAGGCAGTCAGTATGAGAGGCATGTAGTTGATCTTGTCAAGAAGACATGTAGCTGTAGGTCTTGGGATTTAAATGGCATTCCCTGCAAACATGCCATAACAGCCATTTATACAAACATTGAGACACCAGAAGACTATACCCACCTATactacttcaaagaaacttacatgGAGATATACAAGGAAGTACTTCCTCCCATGCCTGGCCAGTCAGAATGGGTTGAGACTGGACAGCCTGCTCCCCTAGCACCTCACATATACAAACCACCAGGCAGGCCACTTAAGCAAAGAAAGAAGGCTTCTGATGAGCCTAGGAACCCTTACAATGCAAGTAGTCTGAACAACTTGTAA
- the LOC126700035 gene encoding uncharacterized protein LOC126700035, protein MEMEKIKHFDHPYHVLSLSNKKRGDQILCEACREYCDGQAYVCSREYCDGLIHSCSEGCRYSLHVSCAKLPQHVQSPFHPPHPLTLKPHDPYHHGDLFKCDGCTKHYKGFVYRCEDCNFQLDRECAFMTVKVIEEGGQWKEQLLTHPYHHHPLLLLDKVPANERYKCTVCLSHCSDHHHSTYGCIPCRLIIHDGSCFERKLPPQIQHFYHPHPLTLSTALSDQEDNTCKACYEKFTRVWYYSCEQCKDFVMDIPCTLLLPTTIDCIKPESDQIQHFLHGHPLSLRKADDQEQVMHCRVCDKRCTGPTYVCDSGRASSLFCKKIYFHKSCLEFPQQICHPFHPYHPLTLQDGQSNYSDDRCNACRKSTTDYFLYICLYCDFIISNNKPRHFCLHVECSTMMMPAITYEGHTHLLQFRDDNIESNKLQCSACKSNICESYDFNCLYCDLNLHLSCGPLPYTVKHKDHNIHSLFLTNSPLQEEVEDETDEFYCHACEEERDPQLPVYYCAECHYVAEIQCVFSQIVSSLKGEYGDLELRSSLGHSGKLICKNKAKEMVQKKEQVKATVTLYDILKSWSKDEIEQLNGVLRIAETKKDTAKKDDHDEDSEFEFFLLFNKNYTQVMKFLDRGAKIPTPFKSVEKVPEVNFEWAPIEEVVSVRDYMIIQRLAPILEPLLSKHGDISAMSTLRPRVRMYLYNMLCESIYSMINTMVEDITKDLLLEWWTTLRILQFAEFKIQFAFDHLKRVVEAYLGLRVIKEVEDAVDKIDKDILALEEKRKRIIAAKSTKSSITEECFREALLLKHCKAGTLFFF, encoded by the exons ATGGAGATGGAGAAGATAAAACATTTCGATCATCCTTATCATGTGTTATCGCTGAgtaacaaaaagagaggtgATCAAATCTTATGCGAGGCATGCAGAGAATACTGTGATGGTCAGGCCTACGTTTGCAGCAGAGAATACTGCGATGGTCTGATACACAGTTGCAGCGAGGGATGTAGATACAGCCTACACGTATCATGTGCAAAGCTTCCGCAACATGTTCAAAGCCCCTTTCACCCACCACACCCACTTACCCTAAAGCCACATGACCCTTATCACCATGGTGATTTATTTAAGTGCGATGGTTGTACTAAGCACTACAAGGGGTTCGTCTATCGCTGCGAAGATTGCAATTTCCAACTTGATCGTGAATGCGCTTTTATGACGGTAAAGGTAATAGAAGAAGGAGGGCAATGGAAAGAGCAACTTCTCACACATCCTTACCACCACCATCCATTGCTACTCCTTGACAAGGTGCCTGCCAATGAGCGTTATAAGTGCACCGTATGCCTATCACACTGCTCAGATCATCATCATTCAACCTATGGTTGCATCCCATGTCGTTTAATTATCCATGATGGGTCATGTTTTGAGAGGAAGTTGCCGCCACAGATCCAACACTTCTATCATCCCCATCCTCTCACCCTTTCTACCGCACTATCAGATCAAGAAGATAATACTTGCAAAGCTTGTTACGAAAAATTCACCCGGGTCTGGTACTATAGCTGTGAACAATGCAAAGATTTTGTGATGGATATTCCTTGCACTTTACTGTTGCCCACCACCATCGATTGCATCAAACCTGAAAGTGATCAGATTCAGCATTTCCTTCACGGACATCCTTTGTCACTCCGTAAGGCCGATGATCAAGAACAGGTTATGCATTGCCGTGTATGTGACAAACGCTGCACAGGTCCTACTTATGTTTGTGACAGTGGCAGAGCTTCCTCGTTATTCTGCAAGAAGATTTACTTTCATAAATCATGCCTGGAGTTCCCGCAACAGATCTGCCATCCCTTCCATCCATACCACCCTCTCACCCTGCAGGATGGTCAGAGTAATTATTCTGATGATAGATGCAATGCCTGTCGCAAGTCTACCACCGATTATTTCCTCTACATTTGTCTCTATTGTGATTTCATCATATCAAATAACAAACCGCGCCATTTTTGTTTGCATGTTGAATGCAGTACTATGATGATGCCTGCCATAACATACGAAGGTCACACTCACCTTCTACAATTCCGGGACGACAATATAGAGAGCAATAAACTTCAGTGCAGCGCTTGCAAATCCAATATTTGTGAATCATATGACTTCAATTGTCTCTATTGTGATCTCAATCTGCATCTTTCTTGTGGTCCCTTACCATATACCGTTAAACACAAAgatcataatatacattcccTCTTCCTTACAAATTCACCGCTTCAAGAGGAAGTGGAAGATGAGACAGATGAATTCTATTGTCATGCTTGTGAGGAAGAAAGAGATCCACAATTACCCGTTTATTATTGTGCAGAATGTCATTATGTTGCTGAAATTCAATGTGTCTTCTCACAG ATAGTATCATCACTAAAGGGAGAGTATGGAGATTTAGAATTAAGGAGTTCTCTTGGACATTCTGGTAAGTTGATTTGCAAAAACAAGGCGAAGGAGATGgtacaaaagaaagaacaagtcAAAGCGACTGTGACTTTGTATGATATTTTGAAGTCTTGGAGTAAAGATGAGATCGAGCAATTGAATGGTGTTTTGAGGATTGCAGAAACGAAAAAAGATACCGCTAAAAAAGACGACCACGATGAAGATAGTGAATTcgaatttttccttctttttaacAAGAATTACACACAAGTCATGAAGTTTCTTGATCGTGGTGCAAAGATTCCTACACCATTTAAGAGTGTAGAAAAGGTTCCCGAGGTTAACTTTGAGTGGGCTCCTATAGAAGAGGTAGTTAGTGTTAGGGATTACATGATTATCCAGAGGTTGGCCCCTATCCTTGAGCCCTTGCTCTCCAAACACGGGGATATTAGTGCCATGTCCACGTTAAGGCCAAGGGTAAGAATGTATTTATATAACATGTTATGTGAAAGTATATATAGCATGATAAACACTATGGTTGAGGATATCACAAAAGATTTGCTTCTCGAGTGGTGGACAACCTTGAGGATATTACAATTCGcagaatttaaaattcaatttgccTTCGACCATTTGAAGAGAGTTGTGGAGGCTTACCTTGGTCTTCGTGTTATAAAAGAAGTAGAAGATGCTGTTGATAAAATCGATAAAGATATCTTAGCACTTGAAGAAAAACGCAAGCGCATAATTGCtgcaaaatcaacaaaatccaGCATAACTGAGGAATGCTTTAGAGAGGCTTTATTATTGAAGCATTGTAAAGCGGGTACCTTATTCTTCttttaa
- the LOC126700037 gene encoding uncharacterized protein LOC126700037, with amino-acid sequence MAKFNVMQRRRRAQIAERKRAIHGDPTTGKLKNRPQPLSISGKRKRKLLKKWRREQKDAIEKGLVSMEDVEMAASQGTSQDTDKTPTAFHMKKSLKLKQLKRRGKNKRKSSMPATEASVDAMVE; translated from the exons atggcgAAATTCAATGTGATGCAGAGGAGGAGGAGAGCTCAAATagcagagagaaagagagcgaTTCATGGAGACCCTACCACTGGTAAGCTCAAGAACAGGCCTCAACCTCTCTCTATCTCCGGTAAACGCAAGCGCAAGCTTTTGAAGAAATGGCGCAGa GAGCAGAAGGATGCTATAGAGAAGGGTCTAGTTAGCATGGAAGATGTTGAAATGGCAGCATCTCAAG GCACATCGCAAGACACTGACAAAACGCCAACCGCCTTTCACATGAAGAAGAGTCTGAAGCTTAAACAACTAAAGCGTAGAG gcaagaacaaaagaaaatcttCTATGCCAGCTACTGAAGCTTCAGTGGATGCAATGGTAGAATAA